A window of Deltaproteobacteria bacterium genomic DNA:
GGGTCGGTAACAGCCGTCGGCATCGTTCAAAAATGAGATCTTGAATACTGCTAGCTTAGTGACGCAAACGACTAGGATAGCGTCATAAAAAGGTAGTTTTTATGCATCTATCAACCTCTTGACGGAGGTTCGACCGATTTGAAGGCGCCGTGCAATCTCTGATTGGCTTACTCCTCGTTTATGAAGAGTCTTAACCTTATCGGCATGCATACCGGCTGT
This region includes:
- a CDS encoding helix-turn-helix domain-containing protein, giving the protein TAGMHADKVKTLHKRGVSQSEIARRLQIGRTSVKRLIDA